Proteins co-encoded in one Bacteroidales bacterium genomic window:
- a CDS encoding 30S ribosomal protein S12, with protein MPTIQQLVRKGRKKLVYKSKSRALDSCPQRRGVCLRVYTTTPKKPNSAMRKVARVRLTNGNEVNAYIGGEGHNLQEHSIVLVRGGRVKDLPGVRYHIVRGALDTSGVDGRTQRRSKYGTKRPKQKK; from the coding sequence ATGCCAACAATACAACAATTAGTACGTAAAGGGCGCAAGAAATTGGTTTACAAAAGCAAATCTCGTGCTTTGGATTCTTGTCCTCAGAGACGTGGTGTATGTTTAAGGGTTTATACAACAACACCCAAGAAACCTAATTCTGCTATGCGTAAGGTAGCTAGAGTTCGTTTAACCAATGGAAATGAAGTAAATGCATACATTGGTGGAGAAGGACACAACTTACAAGAACACTCTATTGTTTTGGTTAGAGGGGGTAGAGTAAAAGATTTACCTGGTGTTCGTTATCATATCGTTCGAGGTGCGTTAGATACTTCAGGTGTCGACGGACGTACGCAACGTAGATCTAAGTATGGAACAAAGCGTCCAAAGCAGAAAAAATAA
- the rpsG gene encoding 30S ribosomal protein S7: protein MRKSKPKKRIILPDPKFSDVLVTKFVNNMMFSGKKNLSYEIFYEALTVVEEKLSEENSLDVFKKALTNVTPGVEVRSRRIGGATFQIPTEIRPARKQSIGMKALIGAARKRHEKTMSHKLAGEILAAYKEEGSAFKKKEDTHRMAEANKAFSHFRFR, encoded by the coding sequence ATGAGAAAATCGAAACCAAAAAAGAGAATCATTCTTCCAGATCCAAAATTCAGCGATGTTTTGGTAACGAAGTTTGTAAATAATATGATGTTTTCAGGCAAAAAAAATCTTTCATATGAGATTTTTTATGAAGCACTTACTGTTGTTGAAGAAAAGTTAAGTGAAGAAAATAGCTTGGATGTTTTCAAAAAAGCATTAACAAATGTTACTCCTGGTGTTGAGGTAAGAAGTCGTAGAATTGGAGGTGCAACTTTCCAAATTCCTACTGAAATTCGTCCAGCACGTAAGCAATCAATAGGAATGAAAGCGTTGATAGGTGCCGCACGTAAGCGTCACGAAAAAACAATGAGTCATAAGCTAGCCGGTGAAATCTTAGCTGCATATAAAGAAGAAGGTTCTGCCTTTAAAAAGAAAGAAGATACTCACCGTATGGCCGAAGCAAACAAAGCCTTTTCGCACTTCCGATTTAGGTAG